The following proteins are co-located in the Papaver somniferum cultivar HN1 unplaced genomic scaffold, ASM357369v1 unplaced-scaffold_128, whole genome shotgun sequence genome:
- the LOC113331845 gene encoding uncharacterized protein LOC113331845 yields the protein MGGAKPCTSPVSAHCKVVAQSGTPLSYPTSYRSLIGALQYLTWTRPEISYVVNQVCQYMHSPTFDHLIVAKRILRYIKGIIDYGILFSKGLTAVHGFSDADWASDPDTRKSTGGYCIFFGSNLIFWSSKRQSTVARSSTEAEFRSLANSAAEVI from the coding sequence ATGGGAGGAGCCAAACCTTGTACTTCTCCTGTTTCTGCACATTGCAAAGTTGTTGCTCAATCAGGCACTCCTTTGTCATATCCTACTTCTTACAGATCTCTTATTGGTGCATTGCAATATTTGACTTGGACAAGACCAGAAATCAGCTATGTTGTTAATCAAGTTTGTCAATACATGCATTCTCCAACCTTTGATCATCTTATTGTTGCTAAGAGAATTTTGAGGTATATCAAAGGCATTATTGACTATGGCATATTGTTCAGTAAAGGCCTCACTGCTGTACATGGCTTCAGTGATGCTGATTGGGCTAGTGACCCTGATACTCGAAAAAGTACAGGTGGTTATTGTATCTTTTTTGGCTCCAACCTTATTTTCTGGTCTAGTAAGAGACAATCTACAGTTGCGAGATCTTCTACTGAAGCTGAATTTCGCAGCCTTGCCAATTCTGCAGCTGAAGTTATCTAG